The stretch of DNA GTCGGTAAACTCGTTTTCAATTAGGGATGCAGTGAGCTTTTCCAGCTGGTTCATCGTAGGACAAATTGCAACAAATGCTCCAGAGCCCTTGAGCATTTTTCGCACCTGTGGCACTACGGTCCACGGATCACCCAAGTCCACCACCGCCATATCCATATCAGATAACGGCATTTTCTTGGCAGTCTTGAGGTCCTGCTCGTGCATTGTTACATATTTTATCATGCCTGCTCTAGTGATGTTCTTTTTTGCAATCTCCATAAAGTCAGGTGCCACATCAAATGTGTAGACGTGCCCCCTTGGCTTGACGATGCTTGCCAGAAATGTAGTCAGCGCACCGCTTCCGGTGCCAATCTCCAGTATTTTCTGCCCTGATTGCACACCAGAGCGTGCTGCGATATAGCCCAGGTCCTTTGGGTAAACAATTTGCGTGCCGTGTTGACTCCTCATCACAAAGTCGTGAACCGTCGGCTCTATCAGATACACGTACTTGTCCTTGTTTGTTCTCAGTCTGCTGCCAAACTCTTTTCCTATTGCATCCTTGTGTTTTATTACACCGACATGAGTATGCAATGACTGCTTTCTGTCTATTTTTTGCAGCCATTTCTTAGAATCATTATAGAAAAACAAAACGTATGCGTTGTTTTTTATCTTCATAATTTGGCACTTGACGGTTCGAATAATAAGCTATCTAGAAGGTCTTTGCCTTTTGGATCTTGCGCAACGCTTCCAAATAGTCACGGATTTGCGCATGTGTCGGATTCAGATCCATTAAATTCTGCACATTTACGTTAAGCTTGGCAAGCTCCTCGTAGATGTTCTTGTCCTCTATAGTGTCTACCAGCGCTTGCAGTGAAAACGGTTTTTGCAATAATTCTACTATTTGCTTGAGGTTTTTGATAGAATCGACCAGTGTTTCCTGCACATATGCAGACGCAAATATTATTCTCTGTGACGGGTTTAGCCCGAGGATTTCTTTTGCTGTTTGCAGGCCGTTTAGCTTTGGCATGGAATAGTCCAGCACCACCGCATCAAATGGATTATCAGAATTTTCTGCCAGTTTTTTTGAATATTCTAAAACGCATAATTCACCATCAAGTGTTGTTGTGACCTGATGGCCCTTGTCCTCTAAAATGGTGCGGTATTGCGACAGTAGGTCCGGCTCGTCATCTGCAATTAATATTTTCATGAAATACTATCAAAATCCGACAAATATAGCATTTATTGTGTTACTGTTACTGCCTGCTTGTGCACATTATTTATGGTGTCAATTACACTGTCGATTTCATACGGCTTGTAGATTACGGCAGAGGCGTTAAGCGATTTTAGCTTCTTTTCTGTGTCAGATGTCAGGTCCGCTGTCACCATGATCACCTTGGCATCATGATTGATTTGCTTGATGTTTGCCAGGCCGTAAAATCCGTCGTATTCAGGCATCATCACGTCAAGCAATGCAATGTCCGGCTTGAATCTCTCGTACAATTCCACCGCGGTTTTTCCATTATAGCCACGCCCGACCACAGTGATGTCCTTGATTTCCAAATACTCACAGAACACTTCGACTGTGTCTACGTCATCATCAACTACTATTACTTTTACCATTTTTACCACCATTGTCCCAGCATTTTTGATGGTACCATTTAGTATCATACAGCACTGCGCCCTCTGTTATCTCTACTAAATTTCCACAATCGGCACATCTGCTTTCTAAATTGGTACCATACGCTTGGGCCATACTATATCGGGTTTTGCTGGAAAATGATATTATTTCCTAGTTTGTTCAAAACAAACACCACAATTACATTCGTTCAGGCGTGTCTATTCCAATTAGATTCAGGGCTCTTTGTAGGCATCTCTGAAATGCATACACGAGGCAGACTCTCGCATTAAGCAGGTCCGGCTCTGCGTCCAATACCCGCACATGCTCATAAAATCCATTAAACGACACCGCAAGCGAGTAGCAATATTTTGCAATCACCTTGGGCGACAGGTTATTTGCGGCATCCTGCACTGCCAAGTCCAGCTTGCCAATTGCCTTTACAAGTGCAGACTCGTATTGGTCCTGGAGCAGCTCAAATTTTGCGTCAAAGTTTGGCTTTGTGTTTGATTTTTCTATGATTCGACTAGCCCTTGCATACGCATACTGGATGTACGGCGCAGTATCTCCTTCTAGGCTTAGCGATTTTGTAGTGTCAAAGGTTATGATCTTGTCTAGATCCTGCTTTATCATCTCGTATCGTAGGGTGGCAACTGCCACATTTTTTGCAATTTTATGCAGAGTGTTATCAGACAGATCAGGGTTGCGTTTTTTGGTCTCTTCTAGCGTTTTTTGTTCCAGCATATCTAAAATCTTGTCTGCATTGACATAGAGACCTTTCCTGCCAGACATTTGTGCACTTTTTCCCCCAGTATCTAGCCCTAGTGAATTTGCGGTATCTGATGATAACGTTACCGATTCGTACGACAAATGCACGTATTCCTTTTTGTTTTGGCCAAACTTTGCCATCAATGTAGTGATTATGTTTTGGAGTCTGGCTTGCCTAGAATCAATTACGGTAATGACTTTGTCTGAGGAATAGTTGTGTTTTGGAAGATCATTTGGAACCAATGTGGTTTGGTACAGGGTTTTTCCGTTTGGCTGATCACAATATGTTGCATAATAGAATGGATCTTCGACTAGACCTAGCTTCCATGCCGCATATGGAATATCTTTTGCAATGTATGTGGCAGTACCATTGCTTCTAACCAAGACCTTGTCCTCTTCGCCTTCAGCAAGTATTACCCAGCATCCCTTGTTTTTTCCTTCGGACTCGAATTTTACTAGATTCATCTGTTTTAGTTTTTCAAATATTTGCGGCCAAAGACGAGAGCGAACTATTTCAGACTCGAAGTTCAGGCAGTCATAGGATACACCAAGCCTCCAGCATGTCTTTAGCTGCTCAGAGAGAACTCGGCGGGTTATCTTTGATGCAAAATTTGCAGTCTCGGAATTGCCGTACTCGATTTCCTTGAGGATTTGGTTTCTTTTTTCTTGTAATTCCGGGTTTGCTTGGTATTTTTCTGTGGTCTTTACATAGACTTCGTCTCCGCAGTAATGATCAAATTTCTGCCCTGCCGGAGGCTCCTGCGAAAACCCAAGGTGCCTAAAGCCAAGCAAAATGTCGGCTACCTGCAGGCCGGAATCATCCACATAGTTTAGCGTGTTGATTTGGTATCCAGCCTTTTGCAATATTCTGATTATCGAATCGCCAACT from Candidatus Nitrosotenuis aquarius encodes:
- a CDS encoding tRNA (adenine-N1)-methyltransferase, with product MMKIKNNAYVLFFYNDSKKWLQKIDRKQSLHTHVGVIKHKDAIGKEFGSRLRTNKDKYVYLIEPTVHDFVMRSQHGTQIVYPKDLGYIAARSGVQSGQKILEIGTGSGALTTFLASIVKPRGHVYTFDVAPDFMEIAKKNITRAGMIKYVTMHEQDLKTAKKMPLSDMDMAVVDLGDPWTVVPQVRKMLKGSGAFVAICPTMNQLEKLTASLIENEFTDIECSEHILRTIEAREGKTRHSFYGIGHTTYIAFARKAFYDRKAKKEAKEQAEEAPESA
- a CDS encoding response regulator, producing the protein MKILIADDEPDLLSQYRTILEDKGHQVTTTLDGELCVLEYSKKLAENSDNPFDAVVLDYSMPKLNGLQTAKEILGLNPSQRIIFASAYVQETLVDSIKNLKQIVELLQKPFSLQALVDTIEDKNIYEELAKLNVNVQNLMDLNPTHAQIRDYLEALRKIQKAKTF
- a CDS encoding response regulator → MVKVIVVDDDVDTVEVFCEYLEIKDITVVGRGYNGKTAVELYERFKPDIALLDVMMPEYDGFYGLANIKQINHDAKVIMVTADLTSDTEKKLKSLNASAVIYKPYEIDSVIDTINNVHKQAVTVTQ
- a CDS encoding arginine--tRNA ligase, whose product is MSFRVLLDEIRKNLLIILEQQKISDLAFSLEPAKEGFGDVSCNVAFLAAKALKKRPNEIAQEIADKYQQFLGGLVSKAEAHPSGYVNFYADTGRLGKIVIVQSQKDDYSSVNVGSGATITVEHTSVNPNKALHIGHVRNVVVGDSIIRILQKAGYQINTLNYVDDSGLQVADILLGFRHLGFSQEPPAGQKFDHYCGDEVYVKTTEKYQANPELQEKRNQILKEIEYGNSETANFASKITRRVLSEQLKTCWRLGVSYDCLNFESEIVRSRLWPQIFEKLKQMNLVKFESEGKNKGCWVILAEGEEDKVLVRSNGTATYIAKDIPYAAWKLGLVEDPFYYATYCDQPNGKTLYQTTLVPNDLPKHNYSSDKVITVIDSRQARLQNIITTLMAKFGQNKKEYVHLSYESVTLSSDTANSLGLDTGGKSAQMSGRKGLYVNADKILDMLEQKTLEETKKRNPDLSDNTLHKIAKNVAVATLRYEMIKQDLDKIITFDTTKSLSLEGDTAPYIQYAYARASRIIEKSNTKPNFDAKFELLQDQYESALVKAIGKLDLAVQDAANNLSPKVIAKYCYSLAVSFNGFYEHVRVLDAEPDLLNARVCLVYAFQRCLQRALNLIGIDTPERM